In the Candidatus Zixiibacteriota bacterium genome, one interval contains:
- a CDS encoding DUF1579 domain-containing protein codes for MKYLELLFAFSMVFCVFGAMAIADNHQQDVQQQAGAMGAPPEMKECRMLIGDWDVVQKWKMDPTSDEWMTEEGTSTFEYALDGATVIQHFESQMMGMPFAGLGMTCFNRETGMWQTSWVDNMGAQIMLMEGDMHDDKMVLDGTGLWNGQKYWARVSFYNMTDDRFEWSYEMSMDGKNFVQTGHMVYSKKK; via the coding sequence ATGAAGTATCTCGAATTATTGTTTGCTTTTTCGATGGTGTTCTGCGTGTTTGGCGCGATGGCTATCGCCGACAATCACCAGCAAGATGTGCAGCAACAGGCGGGTGCCATGGGTGCTCCGCCGGAGATGAAGGAATGCCGGATGCTGATCGGCGACTGGGATGTTGTGCAGAAATGGAAAATGGATCCGACTTCCGACGAATGGATGACCGAGGAGGGCACCAGCACTTTTGAATATGCCCTCGACGGAGCAACCGTCATCCAGCATTTCGAGTCGCAGATGATGGGGATGCCGTTTGCAGGACTCGGTATGACCTGCTTCAACCGTGAAACCGGCATGTGGCAGACAAGCTGGGTCGATAATATGGGTGCCCAGATTATGCTGATGGAAGGCGATATGCACGATGATAAGATGGTTTTGGATGGTACCGGTTTATGGAACGGCCAGAAGTACTGGGCCAGGGTTTCATTCTATAATATGACCGACGACCGCTTCGAGTGGAGTTATGAAATGTCTATGGACGGTAAAAACTTTGTCCAGACCGGCCACATGGTGTACTCGAAAAAGAAATAA